From a region of the Salarias fasciatus chromosome 6, fSalaFa1.1, whole genome shotgun sequence genome:
- the LOC115391014 gene encoding sialic acid synthase-like: MPLKFELCPGRPIGGNHPCFIIAEIGQNHQGDIEIAKKMIKMAKDCGADCAKFQKSELEYKFNKRALERPYTSQHSWGKTYGEHKRHLEFSHEQYRELQKYAEDVGIFFTASGMDEMAVEFLHELNVPFFKVGSGDTNNFPYLEKTAKKGRPMVVSSGMQSMETMRRVYKTVKQHNENFAILQCTSAYPLEAEDVNLRVIQEYQKEFPDIPIGYSGHESGISISVAAVALGAKVIERHITLDKTWKGSDHAASLVPSELAELVRSVRLVERALGSGVKQMLPCEKPCHDKLGKSVVARVKIPKGTVLTADMLTVKVAEPMGVAAEDIFQLVGKTAAETVEEDESVTPDMVDNYGKKVKH, from the exons ATGCCTCTGAAGTTCGAGCTGTGTCCCGGTCGCCCGATCGGTGGAAATCATCCGTGTTTTATCATCGCTGAAATTGGACAGAACCACCAGGGAGACATCGAGATCGCcaagaaaatgatcaaaatggcaaag GATTGTGGAGCCGACTGTGCAAAATTCCAAAAAAGCGAGTTGGAGTACAAATTCAACAAGCGAGCTCTGGAGAGGCCCTACACCTCCCAGCACTCCTGGGGCAAAACGTACGGCGAGCACAAGCGCCACTTGGAGTTCAGCCATGAGCAGTACAGGGAGCTGCAGAAATACGCCGAGGACGTGGGGATCTTCTTCACCGCCTCGGGGATGGACGAG ATGGCCGTGGAGTTTCTCCACGAGCTCAACGTGCCTTTCTTCAAAGTGGGCTCTGGAGACACCAACAACTTCCCCTATCTGGAGAAAACCGCCAAGAAAG GACGGCCCATGGTGGTGTCCAGTGGGATGCAGTCCATGGAGACGATGCGCCGCGTCTACAAAACGGTGAAGCAGCACAATGAGAACTTTGCCATCCTGCAGTGTACCAGCGCCTACCCTCTGGAGGCTGAGGACGTCAACCTCAGAGTCATCCAG GAGTATCAGAAGGAGTTCCCCGACATTCCCATCGGGTATTCCGGCCATGAGTCGGGAATCAGCATTTCGGTGGCGGCCGTTGCTCTCGGGGCCAAAGTCATCGAGCGCCACATCACTCTGGACAAAACCTGGAAAGGGAGCGACCACGCCGCCTCCCTGGTCCCGTCCGAGCTGGCCGAGCTGGTTCGCTCCGTGCGGCTGGTGGAGCGGGCGCTGGGCAGCGGCGTCAAGCAGATGCTGCCCTGCGAGAAGCCGTGCCACGACAAG CTGGGTAAGTCGGTGGTGGCCAGGGTGAAGATCCCCAAGGGAACCGTCCTGACCGCGGACATGCTGACGGTGAAGGTGGCCGAGCCCATGGGCGTCGCCGCCGAGGACATCTTCCAGCTGGTGGGGAAGACGGCGGCGGAGACcgtggaggaggacgagagcGTCACGCCCGACATGGTGGACAACTACGGGAAGAAAGTCAAACATTGA